The sequence TTTGTTCAGTATGATTTCATTCAACAAAAGCTGCCAATTCAAGTCTTTGTCAGCTGGTGAGGTGCATTGAGCCGGTAACTGCGATTAACCTCGCCTTTTCCTGATGTGTTCTGTTATTGCATATCTTATTTCAGCCCAGGAGGCTGAGCTGAAGGTTATCCAGTAATCCAATTACCTCATCAAGGAGTGGCTCAGTGAAAGATGTGTTTAATTGAAATGAGCATCAGAAATACATGACTGATTCTGACAGGGAGGTATTCCAGCTTTTAGGAATAAGGCGGCATGAGGATGGCAAGGAAACAATTGCaaacaaatcttttttttttacctaaaCAATTAAATTTGTGTCAGTTTGAATCAGTCTGTATACCCAAAGAGCAATCCCAGCATTGACCACCCTGACCAAGCCCGTCATCTGTAGTATGTAGAGGAATGAGTCTGAACATGTGAGCGCTCTCAGAGGGAGAGCCCTGCACTTCTCCTCATCTGGGCTGCTCCTCCGGGATGACTCAGAGGCTGTTTCCACACAGGGACCTGTGCCAATATGTCCTACTCACTACTACTATGTCCTACTCATATGTTTCCACtctgcacccccaccccactccactccCCTCAACGCCCCTACCCACATGCAGAGTGGACTTTGGCGCACATCTGACCTTCATCTGACCCTGATGTAGACCTGATGTGGTCCAGGAGCCGCTGGAGACCGAAACACCTATTCCTATGCAGCAATAACAATTGCACAGTATCAAGTGGCATCCTGTCAGATCAGTCACGGTGTGTCTGCGGTGGTCCTCCAAAACATGTTAATGAAGTCCAGACCAGATCCAATAAGTCTGTCTTCTATGGAATTCAACTCTAGACGCCTATAGATGATCGCTGAAAACACGCCACACAGTCTCTTTCGCTCTGTCTTGATGTGGGAGGCTTTCATGTTGTTTACAGCTCATTGGAATGGAAAGTGAAATCTGATGGCGTTTTTCGTTGTTTTGAAGACACCCAAAGGCGTGCAGCGCTCTACTGAAGTCCCTCATTAGCGCGGAGACTGTCAGATGAGAACGCAGGGGACTTTCCcaagagagggaggcagggcACTAGCAGAAACAGACCAGTTAGACGGAGTGCCTTTTCTctacttttcttctcttctcttctcttctcctttcttctctttcttcccatctgtcttcctctccttgGCTAATGTAACATGGAGTGCGATGGTCGTGTGTGTGCGGTTTTTGCCGTAGTTTTTCCTCTGGACTGGAGCACTGCTGTGGTTCTGGTAATGGATTTTGCAGAGATGGAGTATCTGAGACTGGGCCATggattagcctacatttgaccCTAATTTTAAAAGCCTGCATTTCAACAGCCGCGAGGAAAATAAGCACAACTGTCCTTTGGCAGGATAAGTGTGCTCACCTTGGCCCCACATGCAGATTTATCACGCCGTAGTTTCAGTTTATTCCCCACTTACTGCTGTGACTTTCATTGCTGTCACAGGGACCTTTCCAACCCAAAATTATTAGTTTAGCCGTTAATTCCCAAAATATGCCTTTCTGGGTGGAATAGTGTTGTCTCGAGTAACTTGTTATTGATAGGGAACTCTTAAGGGTCCTTTCTGTGGTTGTTAGTGGTGGGGGCCTGCTACTGGATGGAGATGTTTTGatgaagctctctctctctctctctctctctctctctctccctctctctctctctctctctctctgtccggaTCACTATGACGCCCCATAGAGAGCCCCTGGGTTCTTAGTCCCGAACCCTAATCTCTAATCCGAGCTCCTTGCCATCCTCAAGTACATTAGTAAAATTATTACTCTTAATCCAGGGGCTTGGGAAAGCTGCTTTGGAAAGAAAATAGGAAGACTCGCTCGTCTGGAAGTAATTGATGGAGATCAAAAATCCTTTTTACAGGAGATGTGACGGCCGGGCTTCTGTTTTTCAAAGTGGTTGTGTGTCATATCACAGGCACTGACTGAAACCTGTTTGTCATGTGAAAGTCTTAGATTAACAGCAATTAATGCCAATTAAACACATTCCCCGAAagcactaatatatatatactactGGATTGTACAGCAAAGTCACTAACAAGAGAAGTGACAGGACTACACTGTACATTGGAGGGGCAAAATGTCAAATTTGTTGAGTTACAAATTGCATACTAATTCTtaaaaggccagttatttaaaaagtagattGTTTGTTATTATTCTAACTTACCTTGTGCCACATAAGTGTTGTTGACTCATATTTTCTAACATCCCTACTTTGTAGACTGCTTTCCCCTAATTCACATTTCAAACCAAAATGTTTACAGTACAATAGTGTACATATCACATTTTGTTATGATTTGGCAGCTAATTGTTGTAATATCAAATCGGGAAGTCTCTGGTTATTAACACCATTAGTATACTTCTTAATATATAAAAACAGTTTTCTGTTTGTAGTTGTATGTATCATTACAACATATCTTTTATTGATATGAATGTAATTAGCTAGGTGTTAAAATTACTTTTATATAATAAAAGTATTATAACATATGTAAGTACACTGTAATAAGGCCGCCTATTTATCTCTACAGGGAATTCCATTGGAGGAAATGTGACTGAGTCACCGGATAATGCTGTGAACGTGACCTCACTGCCCGGCGGGGAAGAGGGCGAGAAGATGTTGGATCTCACCAAGGTGGTCAATGGCGAGAGCCAGAGGGCCGGACGCAAGCCACGAGACGGAGAGGACGCGGGGAGCGGCATGATGGGTGGCGAGGGGTTCCCTGTGGTCGGCGAGGAGGAGGCCGGAGCCGGGGGCCGCCACTCACTCAGTCCGGACTCGGCCGAGACGGATCACCTGCTGCCCCAGGCCCCTGGAAACACccagcaggaggaagaggaggatgatagCCGCAAGCTGCCCCTGCCCACTGACCTGCCCTGGCAGAACGCCAAGGGTGGCCTGGAGACCACGGTGTTCGACCTGGACCGGGAgttcacccccaccaccacccagtcGCCCATCGTGCGCATCTCCAACTCCGACACCCTCACGGTGGACTTCGTGGACTCCGACTCGCGTGACCTCGAGACGCCCGCCCCGTCCGCCCACGAGCTGCAGGGCCGCGACCCCACCTCCTGGACCATGCCTGACAACTACGACTACCTCACCCCGTACGACGACAGCATCTCCCCCTCCCCCGACGAGTACTccgacaccaccaccaccgaccTCTACGACGACGACATCACCACCACCCCGCCTCCTCGCCCCTACCGACCCCGCATCCCCATCCCCGGCCTGCTGGCCCCTGACGGCCCCCTCACGAGCGGCGGCGGTGGAGTCGAGGACCCAGCGCCTCCCCCAGGGGTTGACAATGATGGCGCCAGTGGGTCCAACTGCCCCAACGGAAGCTGCAAGACGCCCTGCGATCAGCTCCCCAACTACTGCTTCAACGGAGGCCAGTGCTTCTTCTCTGATGGATTGGGACCCTTTTGCAGGTAAATGCTTTAAATATCCAAACACTAAAAGTCATTCACTGACCTCTTGTTTGAGTGAGCCACTGAACACCTCCACAGTGTTTTCCATAActgtgacacaaacacacacggtaaatgtttgcatgtggtgtgttgttggAAGCCTGTCCTCTCTGACAAACAGGGACCTGCActgctctgtgtctgtgctggtCAACAGTCCAGAACGGAGAATAACAGGACTTATACGAGGACAGGTCCAGTGCTGTCCATTTCATACCACCATGTTTGCCCGGCCCGGCCGGTTTATTGGGGAACTTTATTAGGAACCATTTCTCAGCATCGCTGGTCCATTTCAGTTCACTCTGTCTGGCTCCACAGACTTACTGCTTGTGTCGTGCGGCTCCGGCGGCATATGGCTGTCTAGTGCTGGATTCCCAGATGGCTTATGCATCTGACAGTAGGCCTGTAGTTTGCTTTCCTCGTATGTGAGTGTTTATACTCCCAGTTGAGCTCCGAGAATATGAATAACCTCAGTAATGGCGGTGCGTAGAAAAATGCCTACGTCTCTGGATACCAAACCTGGACATATAAGGTGGCAAAGGGAAATTTCCATCGTATTTGTCATCATATCAAATCAGGGGCTCAAATGCTCGTAAAGAGGTCATCGTTGCAAAAAAAAGAGTCTAATCTGGGTTTAACAGGAGCGGCTATCAAATTCAGTATGTTTTGCAGAGGATTAGGAGCGTGAAAGGGGGGAAGGGTTTGGGCCAGGGAGGGAGCGATGAGGGCAGAGACCCTATTATCAGAAACTCAACTCCTTCACAGGGCATGCACTTCAACTTGGCCGTGGTCTTGGTCTGTTCTCGTCCGGCCTGCGTGCTATTCTCCCCATACCAACCAGCAAACGGTTCCCGCTAATGTGCAAATATTTGCTTAGAGCCGTCTGTCTCTTTGTATTCACCGTTACGCTACGCTAGGCAGTACAGAACAGACTAACATGGATTCCCCCACATCTGCTCATTAGCATGTTAATGTATTCAGTCCACCCCGCACTCCTGTGTGGTCATTACTCTCTTGACGGGCACTGATGAGAGTAATGATGGGAAGGTTGGACAGTCCAGCTCACACAGAGCCTTTATGGTCATCTGTGTGGGAGTGAAATTATGGCAGGTCTGTATTCAGGTCACTGGAATGTATGGCTATGTCATCTGGTGGCTCAACTGGATAAGCAAAGTGTTAACCACTCCAAGGTCATAGGTTCAATCCCCAGGGAGTACACCTACTGATGAAAATGTAAAGTATATTTGTACTGTAATGTAAGTTGCTTAAGGATAAAGGCATCTGCTACACAAATGAATGGAAGCAGGA is a genomic window of Alosa sapidissima isolate fAloSap1 chromosome 10, fAloSap1.pri, whole genome shotgun sequence containing:
- the cspg5a gene encoding chondroitin sulfate proteoglycan 5 isoform X2 — protein: MNGKGNYTGCWRLPVLGFVVILHLIPLFAHGNSIGGNVTESPDNAVNVTSLPGGEEGEKMLDLTKVVNGESQRAGRKPRDGEDAGSGMMGGEGFPVVGEEEAGAGGRHSLSPDSAETDHLLPQAPGNTQQEEEEDDSRKLPLPTDLPWQNAKGGLETTVFDLDREFTPTTTQSPIVRISNSDTLTVDFVDSDSRDLETPAPSAHELQGRDPTSWTMPDNYDYLTPYDDSISPSPDEYSDTTTTDLYDDDITTTPPPRPYRPRIPIPGLLAPDGPLTSGGGGVEDPAPPPGVDNDGASGSNCPNGSCKTPCDQLPNYCFNGGQCFFSDGLGPFCRCNVQEYVWNKGARCESVITEFQVMCIAIGASAVMLLLLFMIVVCFAKQLHVLKTENNKLRKRSKYRPSSEQHNDNFSLSTIAEGSHPNVRKLCDTPPNLPHARALAYYDNIICQDDPHAQNKLEDPVKAPPPKEDESLNIQNSLTPKQENHKGLGDENSSEVNSLQNNMM
- the cspg5a gene encoding chondroitin sulfate proteoglycan 5 isoform X1, with protein sequence MNGKGNYTGCWRLPVLGFVVILHLIPLFAHGNSIGGNVTESPDNAVNVTSLPGGEEGEKMLDLTKVVNGESQRAGRKPRDGEDAGSGMMGGEGFPVVGEEEAGAGGRHSLSPDSAETDHLLPQAPGNTQQEEEEDDSRKLPLPTDLPWQNAKGGLETTVFDLDREFTPTTTQSPIVRISNSDTLTVDFVDSDSRDLETPAPSAHELQGRDPTSWTMPDNYDYLTPYDDSISPSPDEYSDTTTTDLYDDDITTTPPPRPYRPRIPIPGLLAPDGPLTSGGGGVEDPAPPPGVDNDGASGSNCPNGSCKTPCDQLPNYCFNGGQCFFSDGLGPFCRCNVQEYVWNKGARCESVITEFQVMCIAIGASAVMLLLLFMIVVCFAKQLHVLKTENNKLRKRSSKYRPSSEQHNDNFSLSTIAEGSHPNVRKLCDTPPNLPHARALAYYDNIICQDDPHAQNKLEDPVKAPPPKEDESLNIQNSLTPKQENHKGLGDENSSEVNSLQNNMM
- the cspg5a gene encoding chondroitin sulfate proteoglycan 5 isoform X7, whose product is MNGKGNYTGCWRLPVLGFVVILHLIPLFAHGNSIGGNVTESPDNAVNVTSLPGGEEGEKMLDLTKVVNGESQRAGRKPRDGEDAGSGMMGGEGFPVVGEEEAGAGGRHSLSPDSAETDHLLPQAPGNTQQEEEEDDSRKLPLPTDLPWQNAKGGLETTVFDLDREFTPTTTQSPIVRISNSDTLTVDFVDSDSRDLETPAPSAHELQGRDPTSWTMPDNYDYLTPYDDSISPSPDEYSDTTTTDLYDDDITTTPPPRPYRPRIPIPGLLAPDGPLTSGGGGVEDPAPPPGVDNDGASGSNCPNGSCKTPCDQLPNYCFNGGQCFFSDGLGPFCRCNVQEYVWNKGARCESVITEFQVMCIAIGASAVMLLLLFMIVVCFAKQLHVLKTENNKLRKRRMILMPRTSWRTP
- the cspg5a gene encoding chondroitin sulfate proteoglycan 5 isoform X6, whose protein sequence is MNGKGNYTGCWRLPVLGFVVILHLIPLFAHGNSIGGNVTESPDNAVNVTSLPGGEEGEKMLDLTKVVNGESQRAGRKPRDGEDAGSGMMGGEGFPVVGEEEAGAGGRHSLSPDSAETDHLLPQAPGNTQQEEEEDDSRKLPLPTDLPWQNAKGGLETTVFDLDREFTPTTTQSPIVRISNSDTLTVDFVDSDSRDLETPAPSAHELQGRDPTSWTMPDNYDYLTPYDDSISPSPDEYSDTTTTDLYDDDITTTPPPRPYRPRIPIPGLLAPDGPLTSGGGGVEDPAPPPGVDNDGASGSNCPNGSCKTPCDQLPNYCFNGGQCFFSDGLGPFCRCNVQEYVWNKGARCESVITEFQVMCIAIGASAVMLLLLFMIVVCFAKQLHVLKTENNKLRKRSSKYRPSSEQHNDNFSLSTIAEGSHPNKTMSRYTWECKNKEDTDCEFHADGKKEGPYPVTLEVAYPHVLPEVTI
- the cspg5a gene encoding chondroitin sulfate proteoglycan 5 isoform X4 codes for the protein MNGKGNYTGCWRLPVLGFVVILHLIPLFAHGNSIGGNVTESPDNAVNVTSLPGGEEGEKMLDLTKVVNGESQRAGRKPRDGEDAGSGMMGGEGFPVVGEEEAGAGGRHSLSPDSAETDHLLPQAPGNTQQEEEEDDSRKLPLPTDLPWQNAKGGLETTVFDLDREFTPTTTQSPIVRISNSDTLTVDFVDSDSRDLETPAPSAHELQGRDPTSWTMPDNYDYLTPYDDSISPSPDEYSDTTTTDLYDDDITTTPPPRPYRPRIPIPGLLAPDGPLTSGGGGVEDPAPPPGVDNDGASGSNCPNGSCKTPCDQLPNYCFNGGQCFFSDGLGPFCRCNVQEYVWNKGARCESVITEFQVMCIAIGASAVMLLLLFMIVVCFAKQLHVLKTENNKLRKRSKYRPSSEQHNDNFSLSTIAEGSHPNKTMSRYTWECKNKEDTDCEDDPHAQNKLEDPVKAPPPKEDESLNIQNSLTPKQENHKGLGDENSSEVNSLQNNMM
- the cspg5a gene encoding chondroitin sulfate proteoglycan 5 isoform X3; the protein is MNGKGNYTGCWRLPVLGFVVILHLIPLFAHGNSIGGNVTESPDNAVNVTSLPGGEEGEKMLDLTKVVNGESQRAGRKPRDGEDAGSGMMGGEGFPVVGEEEAGAGGRHSLSPDSAETDHLLPQAPGNTQQEEEEDDSRKLPLPTDLPWQNAKGGLETTVFDLDREFTPTTTQSPIVRISNSDTLTVDFVDSDSRDLETPAPSAHELQGRDPTSWTMPDNYDYLTPYDDSISPSPDEYSDTTTTDLYDDDITTTPPPRPYRPRIPIPGLLAPDGPLTSGGGGVEDPAPPPGVDNDGASGSNCPNGSCKTPCDQLPNYCFNGGQCFFSDGLGPFCRCNVQEYVWNKGARCESVITEFQVMCIAIGASAVMLLLLFMIVVCFAKQLHVLKTENNKLRKRSSKYRPSSEQHNDNFSLSTIAEGSHPNKTMSRYTWECKNKEDTDCEDDPHAQNKLEDPVKAPPPKEDESLNIQNSLTPKQENHKGLGDENSSEVNSLQNNMM
- the cspg5a gene encoding chondroitin sulfate proteoglycan 5 isoform X5, translated to MNGKGNYTGCWRLPVLGFVVILHLIPLFAHGNSIGGNVTESPDNAVNVTSLPGGEEGEKMLDLTKVVNGESQRAGRKPRDGEDAGSGMMGGEGFPVVGEEEAGAGGRHSLSPDSAETDHLLPQAPGNTQQEEEEDDSRKLPLPTDLPWQNAKGGLETTVFDLDREFTPTTTQSPIVRISNSDTLTVDFVDSDSRDLETPAPSAHELQGRDPTSWTMPDNYDYLTPYDDSISPSPDEYSDTTTTDLYDDDITTTPPPRPYRPRIPIPGLLAPDGPLTSGGGGVEDPAPPPGVDNDGASGSNCPNGSCKTPCDQLPNYCFNGGQCFFSDGLGPFCRCNVQEYVWNKGARCESVITEFQVMCIAIGASAVMLLLLFMIVVCFAKQLHVLKTENNKLRKRSSKYRPSSEQHNDNFSLSTIAEGSHPNDDPHAQNKLEDPVKAPPPKEDESLNIQNSLTPKQENHKGLGDENSSEVNSLQNNMM